Proteins co-encoded in one Alphaproteobacteria bacterium PA2 genomic window:
- a CDS encoding potassium transporter TrkA, which produces MDPHVTPDSYRDVVLFLVTAGIVVPLFRRWRVSPILGFIAAGLALGPQGLGALAPTVPWLSYFTISGSAEVAQLAEFGVVFLLFMIGLEISWERLRLMRRYVFGLGGLQVLLSTAAISTVGIMLKAPPAEAIAIGAALALSSTAVVMPILAENKRQHALAGRVTFSILLFQDLAVAPILITLGLLGRGSISEFSPQDLLAIAPAALAVGSLVLFGRLFLRPMMRSVARAKSEELFVAASLLIVIGSGLVAALAGLSMALGAFVAGLLLAETEYRHEVEVTIEPFKGLLLGLFFLSVGIGLDMSLLFAHPLEVLGFAIGLISLNFAVVFGLGRMFRLPWRAAAESALLLAGGGEFAFVILTAAMASRIVAPELGQLVLVSSTLSMMCIPALASLSLKVGARKVTQGLSEALPPPPSGDGPPRVLIVGYGRVGRLVSEMLQTHQVPWLAIDSDPRLVDSSRRSGGEVFFGDATRTEFLRRCGLETAPALVVTMDSPEAAESIVATARGLRPDLVIVARARDARHAKRLYDLGVSDAVPETIEASLQLSEAVLVDVGIPMGLVIASIHERRDLFRKDLNRPEALGGRMRRFRGEVRTKP; this is translated from the coding sequence ATGGACCCACACGTCACGCCCGACAGCTATCGCGACGTTGTGCTGTTCCTGGTGACCGCCGGCATTGTCGTGCCCCTGTTCCGTCGGTGGCGGGTCAGTCCGATCCTCGGATTCATCGCCGCTGGTCTGGCCCTTGGTCCGCAGGGTCTCGGCGCCCTGGCTCCAACCGTCCCGTGGTTGTCCTACTTTACAATTTCAGGGTCTGCCGAGGTCGCCCAACTGGCGGAGTTCGGGGTTGTCTTCCTGCTGTTCATGATCGGCCTGGAGATTTCATGGGAGCGCCTTCGACTGATGCGCCGCTATGTCTTCGGCCTTGGCGGGCTCCAGGTCCTGCTGTCTACGGCGGCGATCTCGACGGTCGGCATCATGCTGAAGGCGCCTCCGGCCGAGGCGATCGCCATCGGCGCAGCCCTGGCCCTGTCTTCCACCGCCGTGGTCATGCCGATCCTTGCGGAAAACAAGCGCCAGCACGCCCTGGCGGGCCGGGTGACCTTCTCCATCCTGCTGTTCCAGGACCTCGCCGTCGCCCCCATCCTGATCACCCTGGGCCTTCTGGGACGCGGATCGATATCCGAGTTCTCGCCGCAGGACCTGCTGGCCATCGCACCGGCCGCCCTGGCTGTCGGCAGCCTGGTCCTGTTTGGCCGCCTGTTCCTGCGTCCGATGATGAGGTCGGTGGCCCGAGCCAAGAGCGAGGAGCTGTTCGTCGCCGCCAGTCTGCTGATCGTCATCGGATCTGGTCTTGTGGCGGCCCTGGCTGGCCTTTCCATGGCCCTGGGCGCCTTCGTCGCCGGACTGCTGTTGGCCGAGACCGAGTACCGTCACGAGGTCGAAGTCACCATAGAGCCCTTCAAGGGCCTGCTGCTTGGCCTCTTCTTCCTTTCGGTCGGCATAGGCCTGGACATGTCCCTGCTCTTTGCCCACCCCCTGGAGGTGCTGGGCTTCGCCATCGGCCTGATCAGTCTGAACTTTGCAGTGGTTTTCGGCCTGGGACGCATGTTCCGGCTGCCGTGGCGCGCGGCGGCGGAGTCGGCCCTTCTGCTGGCGGGGGGAGGTGAATTCGCCTTCGTCATTCTCACCGCGGCCATGGCCAGCCGGATTGTCGCGCCAGAACTCGGGCAACTGGTTCTGGTTTCGTCGACCCTTTCGATGATGTGCATTCCGGCTCTGGCCAGTCTCTCCCTGAAGGTCGGTGCAAGGAAGGTCACCCAGGGGCTGTCTGAAGCGCTTCCGCCTCCACCTTCCGGGGACGGACCGCCCAGGGTGCTGATCGTGGGATATGGCCGGGTCGGCCGGCTGGTCTCAGAAATGCTGCAGACCCACCAGGTTCCGTGGCTGGCCATAGACAGCGATCCCCGACTGGTCGATTCGTCCCGACGGTCCGGCGGGGAAGTGTTTTTCGGGGATGCGACCCGTACGGAATTTCTCCGCAGGTGTGGCCTGGAAACCGCACCGGCCCTTGTGGTGACCATGGATTCCCCTGAAGCGGCGGAATCCATCGTAGCCACCGCCAGAGGCCTGAGGCCTGACCTGGTCATTGTCGCCCGCGCCAGGGATGCGCGACACGCCAAGCGACTCTACGACCTTGGGGTGTCCGACGCCGTTCCCGAGACCATTGAGGCCAGCCTACAGTTGTCGGAAGCCGTTCTGGTGGATGTGGGCATCCCGATGGGGCTGGTTATCGCCTCAATTCATGAACGCAGAGACCTCTTCCGGAAGGACTTGAATCGACCGGAAGCTCTGGGCGGCCGAATGCGCAGGTTTAGAGGTGAAGTTCGGACCAAGCCGTGA